One segment of Anopheles stephensi strain Indian chromosome 3, UCI_ANSTEP_V1.0, whole genome shotgun sequence DNA contains the following:
- the LOC118510013 gene encoding uncharacterized protein LOC118510013 codes for MGITWHFTPPKAPHFGGLWEAAVKTAKRHLYRHLGSSRLSYEGYSTVLQQIEAAMNSRPLLPMTDDPNDLAALTPAHFLIGTSMYAVPVPDYTRLKTYTLDELQTWQLLVQRFWKHWTTD; via the exons atggggattacctgGCACTTTACTCCACCTAAGGCTCCACATTTCGGTGGATTGTGGGAGGCTGCGGTGAAGACAGCCAAACGACATCTCTACCGGCATCTGGGCAGCTCGAGGCTGTCTTACGAAGGGTACAGCACCGTTCTTCAGCAGATAGAAGCGGCGATGAACTCGCGTCCCTTgctgccgatgacggatgaccCGAACGATTTGGCCGCGCTTACTCCTGCGCACTTCCTGATCGGTACTTCCATGTACGCCGTCCCCGTTCCCGACTACACGCGCCTGAAGACCTACACTTTGGATGAACTACAAACCTGGCAATtactcgtgcaacgtttctggaagcattggacCACCGA CTAG